In Arthrobacter woluwensis, a single genomic region encodes these proteins:
- a CDS encoding helix-turn-helix domain-containing protein yields MSQTNREIADKIAAAIFRSGRSLNSVATESGIPRTTFQRKINGTTPWTVEELAAVGDVLGVKPSSFLPDRFALAEAS; encoded by the coding sequence ATGAGCCAGACAAACAGAGAAATTGCAGACAAGATTGCCGCAGCAATCTTCAGGTCAGGCAGATCACTCAACAGCGTTGCGACTGAATCAGGCATCCCAAGAACCACTTTCCAGCGCAAGATCAACGGCACTACCCCGTGGACCGTAGAAGAACTCGCCGCTGTTGGTGACGTACTAGGCGTAAAGCCTTCGAGCTTCTTGCCGGATCGTTTTGCACTTGCGGAGGCATCGTGA
- a CDS encoding helix-turn-helix transcriptional regulator, producing MSIEKRKLAYSIPEAAEAIGQSTDTIRRSIARGDLSVKYPNSKPVILASELESWLDSLPSEAP from the coding sequence GTGAGTATCGAGAAACGGAAGCTGGCTTACAGCATCCCGGAGGCGGCCGAAGCAATCGGTCAGTCCACCGACACGATCCGACGGAGCATTGCTCGCGGCGATCTGTCAGTGAAGTACCCCAACTCGAAGCCGGTGATCCTGGCTTCCGAACTCGAATCCTGGCTCGATTCGCTTCCGTCCGAAGCTCCGTAG
- a CDS encoding tyrosine-type recombinase/integrase, producing MATKTRAKGDGSIYKNAQGLWTCSLELPSENGKRRRKVFRNKDRGTVIKQLREFKAQLAEVGDMPTASWRADKWFMHWLDDIAPRLDTRPKTLAGYRSGLVGFAIPELGSLPLEKITPAHIRKVHDRVLNTPKPKGLREKPQEEWPDDVVMLSSTYALNVHNAMSAALKTAVSDGILRSNPCDRAARPRPRKAEQKALSLEEAIQLLAYCTTIEDGPLWATYLLTGARRGEILGLERDRVQDLLDLSWQLQRIPNLKRDAAADYEYRHLNGSLYLTRPKSSKGWRIIPLVEPLKSIMGLAVQAAEDELVFTRNGQAWDPDAATDRWKEVLAGAGLPDDIVLHGSRHTTADLLYAAGVPEDLIMDILGHSVRSVTRGYRTRTDIKRLTDAMTKLSKQLTA from the coding sequence ATGGCAACCAAGACCAGAGCCAAAGGCGACGGCAGTATCTACAAGAACGCCCAGGGTCTCTGGACCTGCTCGCTCGAGCTTCCGTCCGAGAACGGCAAGCGCCGACGCAAGGTGTTCCGGAACAAGGATCGCGGCACGGTCATCAAGCAGCTCCGCGAGTTCAAAGCCCAGCTTGCCGAAGTCGGCGACATGCCCACTGCCTCATGGCGCGCCGACAAGTGGTTCATGCATTGGCTGGACGACATCGCGCCCCGTCTGGACACCCGGCCTAAGACTCTCGCCGGATACCGGTCGGGGCTCGTCGGGTTCGCAATCCCCGAGCTGGGGTCGTTGCCGCTCGAGAAGATCACCCCGGCCCACATCCGCAAGGTCCACGACAGGGTACTGAACACCCCGAAGCCCAAAGGTCTCCGTGAGAAGCCGCAGGAGGAATGGCCGGACGATGTCGTCATGCTCTCGTCCACGTACGCCCTGAACGTCCACAACGCCATGAGCGCGGCCCTCAAGACCGCCGTGAGTGACGGGATCCTCAGAAGCAATCCCTGCGACCGGGCCGCGCGCCCGCGCCCCAGGAAGGCCGAACAGAAGGCCCTTAGCCTGGAAGAGGCGATCCAGCTCCTTGCCTACTGCACGACCATCGAGGACGGCCCGCTGTGGGCCACCTACCTACTGACGGGCGCTCGCCGTGGCGAGATTCTTGGCCTTGAGCGCGACCGGGTGCAGGACCTCCTTGACCTTTCCTGGCAGCTTCAACGGATCCCCAACCTCAAGCGTGACGCAGCCGCAGACTACGAGTACCGGCACCTGAACGGCTCCCTTTACCTGACCCGCCCCAAGTCGTCCAAGGGCTGGCGGATCATCCCGCTCGTGGAACCGCTCAAGTCGATCATGGGCCTTGCGGTCCAGGCAGCAGAGGACGAGTTGGTATTCACTCGGAATGGTCAGGCGTGGGACCCGGACGCTGCGACCGACAGGTGGAAGGAGGTTCTGGCCGGCGCTGGCCTCCCGGACGACATCGTCCTGCACGGCTCCCGCCACACCACAGCGGATCTGCTCTACGCGGCGGGTGTACCCGAAGACCTCATCATGGACATCCTCGGCCACTCCGTGCGCTCCGTGACCCGAGGCTACCGGACCAGGACCGACATCAAGCGCCTCACCGACGCCATGACCAAGTTGAGCAAGCAGCTCACGGCCTGA
- a CDS encoding helix-turn-helix domain-containing protein yields MSTTKRAIAGIAVAQNGANVDRMGIYGEKLPAAVAAQLRAEKAARSMSLDEIAQLSGVGKRTLQRYLSGERQIPIDAMCDVAEALGLSPRELMARAEQRIK; encoded by the coding sequence ATGTCAACCACCAAACGGGCCATCGCGGGCATTGCAGTGGCCCAAAATGGTGCTAATGTGGACCGCATGGGCATCTATGGAGAGAAGTTACCGGCCGCAGTTGCGGCGCAACTTAGGGCTGAGAAAGCGGCCCGCTCGATGAGCTTGGACGAAATAGCTCAACTGTCGGGCGTTGGAAAGCGCACCCTTCAGCGCTACCTAAGCGGGGAGCGTCAAATCCCCATCGACGCCATGTGCGATGTGGCCGAGGCGCTCGGGCTTTCCCCCCGGGAGCTCATGGCGCGCGCCGAACAGCGCATCAAGTAG
- a CDS encoding HNH endonuclease, with translation MTDQERFWAKVRRGEACWEWNACITPDGYGQFGLGGRVLLAHRVSYEFEHGAVPPGLFVDHICHNRACVRPSHLRLVTQKQNQENHAGAHRNSKSGVRGVFWDRQRGMWRAKAYHHGRQVHAGFFAELADAEAAVIAKRNELFTHNDMDRRPR, from the coding sequence ATGACTGACCAGGAGCGCTTCTGGGCAAAAGTACGGAGAGGTGAAGCCTGCTGGGAATGGAACGCCTGCATCACGCCTGACGGCTACGGACAGTTTGGGCTCGGGGGTCGTGTACTGCTAGCCCACAGGGTCAGCTACGAGTTTGAGCATGGTGCAGTTCCGCCCGGCCTGTTTGTGGACCACATCTGCCACAACCGCGCGTGCGTTCGCCCATCCCACTTGCGGCTCGTTACCCAAAAGCAGAACCAGGAGAACCACGCGGGCGCCCATAGAAATAGCAAGTCGGGCGTTCGTGGAGTGTTCTGGGATCGGCAAAGAGGCATGTGGCGGGCCAAGGCATACCACCACGGCAGGCAAGTGCACGCAGGATTCTTCGCCGAACTCGCAGATGCCGAGGCGGCCGTAATCGCTAAGCGCAACGAACTCTTTACCCACAACGACATGGACCGGAGACCGCGATGA
- a CDS encoding methyltransferase family protein: MTAPVPPTVRWGRAYFALQSVAGLLWWILVPVSPLVRHITLGSLDPALVALFDLPLFVVAAGLAAAGSRVAALVNTAWTLLVTVLMALYATVTTEAGWGVVAMAAAALGSLLALSLVWLGRIPFEWVTRGPLAFRPADRRRTTAGHVGWTFTQLVVVWGLFLGVFPLIIRALEDRWKVGLGLPEGAAVVGWTVFVLASLLGICSAVVMSSQGRGTPLPSVMPNELVIAGPYRWVRNPMAVAGVAQAASVGLILGSWLVVVYAVGGALLWNVGIRPLEERDLEARFGDPYRRYRESVRCWIPRWPVASGSAGRPSREG, encoded by the coding sequence ATGACCGCGCCCGTGCCACCCACCGTCCGGTGGGGCCGCGCCTATTTCGCGTTGCAGTCGGTGGCCGGCCTGCTCTGGTGGATTCTCGTCCCCGTGTCGCCGCTGGTCCGCCACATCACCCTGGGCTCGCTGGACCCTGCGCTGGTGGCGCTCTTCGACCTTCCGCTGTTCGTCGTCGCCGCCGGCCTGGCCGCGGCGGGATCGCGAGTGGCGGCCCTGGTGAACACCGCCTGGACGCTCCTGGTGACGGTGTTGATGGCGCTGTATGCCACCGTGACCACCGAAGCCGGGTGGGGTGTGGTCGCGATGGCCGCCGCCGCGCTCGGTTCGCTGCTCGCGCTGAGCCTGGTGTGGCTGGGCAGGATTCCGTTCGAGTGGGTCACCCGCGGGCCGCTCGCCTTCCGGCCGGCTGATCGACGGCGGACCACGGCCGGTCATGTGGGCTGGACGTTCACGCAGCTCGTCGTGGTCTGGGGCCTCTTCCTCGGGGTTTTCCCACTGATCATCCGGGCTCTGGAGGATCGCTGGAAGGTGGGCCTGGGCCTGCCGGAGGGGGCCGCCGTCGTCGGCTGGACGGTCTTCGTCCTGGCCAGTCTGCTGGGGATCTGCTCCGCGGTCGTCATGTCCTCCCAGGGGCGCGGCACGCCCCTGCCATCGGTGATGCCCAATGAGCTCGTGATCGCGGGCCCGTACCGCTGGGTCCGCAACCCCATGGCCGTGGCGGGCGTGGCGCAGGCGGCGTCGGTGGGGCTGATCCTCGGGTCCTGGCTCGTGGTGGTGTACGCCGTGGGCGGGGCGCTGCTCTGGAACGTCGGCATCCGGCCCCTGGAGGAGCGCGACCTCGAGGCGCGGTTCGGCGACCCCTACCGCCGGTACCGGGAGTCGGTCCGCTGCTGGATCCCCCGGTGGCCTGTGGCGTCTGGCAGCGCCGGCCGACCCTCTAGAGAAGGCTGA